Proteins from one Thermosipho japonicus genomic window:
- a CDS encoding MATE family efflux transporter: MENKHRVDIFNQGIFLSLFLLSWPLIISNLMQTFYNAVDGYFLGKLGKIEFSAPTIVWPIIFVFISLSIGFSQAGVTLVAQFTGAKNKKLAQKSAGQSLLTSTLIGVIFSIFSIVISRPIIMAVAGKESAEVVDYAVKYFNIIMLGLPFGFIFNTVSSIIRGWGDSKFTMNLMLISTIINIILDPLLIFGIGIFPKMGVVGAALATTIARIIAALMAIESLFKGKRGFKIHLRDLYPDWQLIKKVFRIALPSSLSLSITSLGFVFIMRFVSSFGPTVISAYGVGNRIINFITMITFGIANSVTAMVGQFLGAGDIKSTEKTLKVAFWTNFTIVFFLSTLTFFFGGQLTKFFINEKDVIEVGYIFFRYVSFSLPFFTSMSVFIHALIGAGRTELSMIVDITRLWGIRVPLVAFFSTKYGFTGLFFAMIISNVSALLLAYLFIKFSNWKKPITKDLRRGNLDDIYGQED; this comes from the coding sequence TTGGAAAATAAACATAGAGTGGATATATTTAATCAAGGTATTTTTTTGTCACTGTTTTTACTGAGTTGGCCGCTAATAATTTCAAATCTTATGCAGACATTTTATAACGCTGTAGATGGTTATTTTCTGGGAAAGCTTGGAAAGATAGAATTTTCCGCTCCGACAATTGTTTGGCCAATTATTTTTGTATTTATTTCACTTTCTATAGGTTTTTCGCAGGCTGGCGTTACCTTGGTTGCACAATTTACTGGTGCAAAAAATAAAAAACTTGCACAAAAATCTGCAGGTCAAAGTTTACTAACTTCTACGTTAATCGGTGTAATTTTTTCAATTTTTTCAATAGTTATATCAAGGCCTATAATAATGGCTGTTGCTGGAAAAGAAAGTGCAGAAGTTGTAGATTATGCTGTAAAGTACTTCAATATAATAATGTTAGGTCTTCCATTTGGCTTTATTTTTAATACAGTAAGTTCCATTATTAGAGGTTGGGGAGATTCAAAATTTACGATGAATCTTATGTTAATTTCAACGATAATTAATATTATTCTTGATCCACTTCTTATTTTTGGAATAGGTATTTTTCCAAAAATGGGCGTAGTTGGAGCTGCACTTGCAACTACAATTGCAAGGATTATAGCTGCTCTTATGGCTATTGAAAGTTTGTTTAAAGGAAAAAGGGGGTTTAAGATACATTTAAGGGATTTATACCCAGATTGGCAGTTAATTAAGAAAGTTTTTAGAATAGCACTTCCAAGTTCTTTAAGTTTGAGTATTACGTCACTTGGTTTTGTTTTTATTATGAGATTTGTTTCAAGTTTTGGACCGACAGTTATTAGTGCTTACGGTGTTGGAAATAGAATAATAAATTTTATTACAATGATTACTTTCGGGATTGCGAATTCTGTTACTGCCATGGTTGGGCAATTTTTGGGAGCTGGTGATATAAAAAGTACTGAAAAAACTTTAAAAGTGGCATTTTGGACGAATTTTACTATTGTGTTTTTCCTCAGTACTCTTACCTTCTTTTTTGGAGGACAACTTACAAAGTTTTTTATAAACGAAAAAGATGTTATAGAAGTTGGTTATATCTTCTTTAGATATGTTTCTTTTTCTTTGCCATTTTTTACTTCTATGTCAGTGTTTATACATGCACTTATTGGAGCTGGTAGAACGGAGCTTTCAATGATAGTTGATATAACAAGACTATGGGGAATTAGAGTGCCTCTAGTTGCATTTTTTTCCACAAAGTACGGCTTTACGGGGTTGTTTTTTGCTATGATAATAAGTAATGTAAGTGCGCTACTTCTTGCGTATCTTTTTATAAAATTTTCTAATTGGAAAAAGCCGATTACAAAAGATTTAAGAAGGGGGAATTTAGATGATATTTACGGACAAGAAGATTGA
- a CDS encoding ABC transporter ATP-binding protein, whose protein sequence is MSEKIQRPARGHRGGPGGPIRAAVEKPKDFKKALKRLMVYLKPYMVPIIIVLAMAIAGTIFSIIAPKVLGKATTKLFQGYMAKRIFPKAKIDLDGILKILINVGILYGLFALFMYIQQYVMAGVSQKVVKKLRTDVMEKLSKLPLKFYDSRTHGEILSRVTNDVDLISNTLNQSLTQLITSIVTIVGVIVMMLTISPLLTLVTVVTLPISVGFIVFIVKKSQKYFKSQQVYLGNVNGHVEEMFSGLVVVKAYNKEEESIKKFEEYNEKLYDVAWKAQFVSGITMPVMRFVGNLGYVIVSVVGGIMVTKKAIHLGDVQAFIQYAQQFNQPISQVANIMNMIQSTLAAAERVFEILDEEEELPDPEDAIELEKVDGNVKFEHVYFSYREDKKLIEDLNIDVKSGQTVAIVGPTGAGKTTLVNLLMRFYEIQGGRITVDGIDIRKIRRDNLRRTFGMVLQDTWLFNGTIRENIAYGKESATEEEIINAAKLAHAHHFIMALPGGYDAVINEDANNISQGEKQLITIARAFIADPEILILDEATSNVDTLTEKLIQRAMKRLMHSRTNFVIAHRLSTIRDADIILVMNEGQIIEKGTHDELMKKNGFYAELYKSQFLGAYA, encoded by the coding sequence ATGAGCGAAAAAATTCAGAGACCTGCAAGAGGACATAGAGGAGGGCCAGGTGGACCAATTAGAGCAGCCGTAGAAAAACCAAAAGATTTTAAAAAGGCGTTGAAAAGATTAATGGTCTATTTAAAACCTTACATGGTGCCAATAATTATCGTTTTAGCAATGGCGATTGCTGGTACTATATTTAGTATTATTGCCCCAAAAGTTCTTGGAAAAGCTACTACAAAGCTATTTCAAGGATACATGGCAAAAAGGATATTTCCTAAAGCAAAGATTGATCTTGATGGAATACTGAAAATATTAATTAATGTTGGAATATTATATGGTCTTTTTGCATTATTTATGTATATCCAGCAATATGTGATGGCTGGAGTCTCACAAAAAGTAGTTAAAAAGCTTAGAACAGATGTTATGGAGAAACTTTCAAAGCTTCCATTAAAATTTTATGATTCAAGAACGCATGGAGAGATTCTAAGTAGGGTAACAAACGATGTTGATTTAATTAGTAATACTTTAAATCAGAGTTTAACTCAACTTATAACTTCAATTGTTACTATCGTTGGTGTAATTGTTATGATGCTTACTATAAGTCCTTTACTTACACTTGTTACAGTGGTTACTTTACCTATTAGTGTTGGATTTATAGTCTTTATTGTTAAGAAATCTCAGAAATACTTTAAAAGTCAACAAGTTTATCTTGGAAATGTAAATGGTCATGTTGAAGAAATGTTTAGTGGGCTTGTTGTTGTTAAAGCATACAACAAAGAAGAGGAGAGTATTAAAAAGTTTGAAGAGTACAATGAAAAGTTATATGATGTTGCATGGAAGGCACAATTTGTCTCTGGTATTACAATGCCTGTTATGAGATTTGTTGGAAATTTAGGATACGTAATTGTTTCGGTTGTTGGAGGGATAATGGTAACTAAAAAGGCTATACATCTTGGCGATGTTCAAGCATTTATTCAGTATGCACAACAATTTAATCAACCAATTTCACAGGTTGCAAATATAATGAATATGATTCAATCTACACTTGCAGCAGCAGAAAGGGTTTTTGAAATACTGGATGAAGAAGAGGAACTTCCTGATCCAGAGGATGCAATTGAACTTGAAAAAGTTGACGGAAACGTAAAATTTGAGCATGTATATTTTAGTTATAGAGAAGATAAAAAACTTATTGAAGATCTAAATATCGATGTTAAGAGTGGACAGACTGTGGCAATAGTTGGACCTACAGGTGCAGGAAAAACGACTCTTGTAAACTTGTTGATGAGATTTTATGAAATTCAAGGTGGAAGGATTACAGTTGATGGAATTGATATTAGAAAGATTAGAAGAGATAACCTTAGAAGGACATTTGGTATGGTACTTCAGGATACATGGTTGTTTAATGGAACAATAAGGGAAAATATTGCTTATGGAAAGGAAAGTGCTACTGAAGAGGAAATAATTAATGCTGCAAAGCTTGCGCATGCACACCACTTTATTATGGCACTGCCTGGTGGATATGATGCAGTTATAAATGAAGATGCTAATAATATCTCTCAAGGTGAAAAACAGTTGATTACTATAGCAAGAGCGTTTATTGCAGACCCGGAAATATTGATTTTAGATGAGGCAACAAGTAATGTTGATACTTTAACTGAAAAATTAATTCAAAGAGCTATGAAAAGATTAATGCATAGTAGAACAAATTTTGTTATTGCACACAGACTTTCAACAATTAGAGATGCAGATATTATATTGGTAATGAATGAAGGCCAGATAATAGAAAAAGG
- a CDS encoding potassium channel beta subunit family protein, with amino-acid sequence MNYRKVGKWGLKISELSLGSWLTFGNQLDIAGAKEIVRESFKNGINFFDTAEAYANGMAESMLGEVLKEFRRSDIVVSTKIFWGGNGPNDKGLSRKHLLEGTWASLKRLQLDYVDIIYCHRPDPETPIEETVLAMDYIVRNGLALYWGTSEWSAEQLEAAHKTCKALNCIPPIVEQPQYNMLVRKRVEEEYKPIYEKYGMGLTIWSPLASGILTGKYNNGIPENSRLARFPHLRKHLEENGLLGEKVFKKLQKLQKIADELNAKMSQLAIAWCLLNDNVSSVILGVSSKEQLYENLKAIEIKEKITEDIEKQIKEILEEE; translated from the coding sequence ATGAATTACAGAAAAGTTGGAAAATGGGGATTAAAAATTAGTGAACTATCGCTTGGTTCATGGCTCACTTTTGGAAATCAACTTGATATAGCTGGTGCAAAAGAAATTGTTAGAGAATCTTTTAAAAACGGTATCAATTTCTTTGATACAGCAGAAGCATATGCAAATGGAATGGCAGAATCAATGCTTGGAGAAGTTCTTAAAGAATTTAGAAGGAGTGACATTGTAGTTTCAACAAAAATATTTTGGGGAGGAAATGGTCCAAACGATAAAGGCCTTTCAAGAAAACATCTTTTGGAGGGAACATGGGCTTCATTAAAAAGATTACAACTTGACTATGTTGATATCATTTACTGTCATAGGCCAGATCCAGAAACACCAATTGAAGAGACAGTTCTTGCAATGGACTACATTGTAAGAAATGGGCTTGCACTATATTGGGGAACATCCGAATGGAGCGCAGAGCAACTAGAAGCTGCTCACAAAACATGTAAAGCGTTAAATTGTATACCACCTATAGTTGAACAGCCACAATACAACATGCTCGTAAGAAAAAGAGTTGAAGAAGAATACAAACCAATATATGAAAAGTACGGTATGGGACTTACTATTTGGAGTCCTCTTGCATCAGGAATATTAACAGGAAAATACAATAACGGAATTCCAGAAAATTCAAGACTTGCAAGATTCCCACACCTTAGAAAGCACCTCGAAGAAAACGGACTTTTAGGTGAGAAAGTATTTAAAAAACTTCAAAAGTTACAAAAAATTGCAGATGAATTGAATGCAAAAATGTCTCAACTTGCAATTGCATGGTGTCTATTAAACGACAATGTAAGTAGTGTTATATTAGGTGTTTCAAGTAAAGAACAATTATACGAAAACTTAAAAGCAATAGAAATTAAGGAAAAAATAACCGAAGATATAGAAAAACAAATTAAAGAAATTCTCGAGGAGGAATAA
- a CDS encoding MarR family transcriptional regulator has translation MDNFEFSSTFLLFSDIERLKFQILKSEMDKYKIHPGQIPILFIVKKNPGISQKDLAEKVMLSTSTVAIMLRRMEKSGFVKKIQDENDRRFYHVYLTEKALKIVEKIFKKLKEFERQSFENFTNEEMELLERLLKKILLNLEAMKDEKHF, from the coding sequence GTGGATAATTTTGAATTTTCTTCTACTTTTTTACTTTTTTCTGATATAGAAAGATTAAAATTTCAAATTTTGAAAAGCGAGATGGATAAATACAAGATTCATCCAGGTCAGATTCCAATATTATTTATTGTTAAAAAAAATCCAGGAATTTCGCAGAAAGATTTAGCAGAAAAAGTTATGCTTTCAACTTCTACAGTTGCAATTATGCTTAGAAGAATGGAGAAGTCTGGGTTTGTGAAAAAAATTCAAGATGAAAATGATAGAAGATTTTATCATGTTTATTTAACCGAAAAAGCACTAAAAATAGTTGAGAAAATTTTTAAAAAATTAAAGGAATTTGAAAGACAAAGTTTTGAAAATTTCACAAATGAGGAGATGGAACTTTTGGAAAGATTATTGAAAAAGATACTTTTGAATTTGGAGGCGATGAAGGATGAAAAGCATTTTTAA
- a CDS encoding aminopeptidase: MLKKYAEVALKIGLNLQKDQILFIKAPIDARKFVEQVVETAFEIGAYDVYVKWSDEVITKTRLKNAPIDALKKFPEWEIKASEYLLDKKGAVLSITGGDPDALKDVPPERIGTFTKTANTANKDIMRRMMSNEISWCVVAYPTRKWAKKVLGEENIEKLLEYILKASRIEGDPVKNWQKHIANLKRITKFLNEKQFDYLKYEGPGTDLTVGLPKNHIWLSATQENMSGITFVPNIPTEEIFTAPHKDKINGVVTNSLPLVYGGNIIDKFILEFKDGKIVNYKAEVGEKILETILNTDEGAKRLGEVALVPVDSPIYQMKTIFYNTLFDENAASHFAFGRAYPNCIKDGTKMNEEQLKKNGINTSLTHVDFMIGNENMNVYGIKADEKITLMKNGKWVI, from the coding sequence ATGTTAAAAAAGTATGCAGAAGTTGCGTTAAAAATTGGATTAAACCTACAAAAAGATCAAATACTATTCATAAAAGCACCAATTGATGCAAGAAAATTTGTAGAACAGGTAGTTGAAACAGCTTTTGAAATAGGAGCATACGATGTTTATGTAAAATGGTCCGATGAAGTTATTACAAAAACTAGACTTAAAAATGCACCAATTGATGCTTTAAAAAAATTTCCAGAATGGGAAATAAAAGCATCCGAATATCTCTTAGACAAAAAAGGTGCAGTATTAAGTATTACTGGTGGAGATCCAGATGCACTAAAAGATGTTCCACCTGAAAGAATTGGAACTTTTACAAAAACAGCCAATACGGCCAACAAAGATATAATGAGAAGAATGATGTCAAATGAAATAAGCTGGTGTGTTGTTGCATATCCTACAAGAAAATGGGCTAAAAAGGTTTTAGGAGAAGAAAACATTGAAAAATTACTAGAATATATATTAAAAGCAAGTAGAATTGAAGGAGATCCTGTAAAAAATTGGCAAAAACATATAGCTAATCTTAAGAGAATAACCAAATTTTTAAATGAAAAACAATTCGACTATCTAAAGTACGAAGGCCCTGGCACTGACCTAACCGTTGGTCTTCCAAAAAATCATATATGGCTTTCTGCAACTCAAGAAAATATGAGCGGTATAACATTTGTTCCAAATATTCCAACTGAAGAAATCTTTACAGCACCACACAAAGACAAAATTAATGGTGTGGTAACAAACAGTCTACCTCTTGTATATGGAGGAAATATAATAGATAAATTTATACTTGAATTTAAAGACGGTAAAATCGTAAATTACAAAGCAGAAGTAGGAGAAAAGATTCTAGAAACAATACTTAATACAGACGAAGGCGCAAAAAGATTAGGAGAAGTTGCTTTAGTTCCTGTAGATTCACCAATTTACCAAATGAAAACTATATTTTACAACACATTATTTGATGAAAACGCAGCATCACACTTTGCATTTGGAAGAGCGTATCCAAACTGTATAAAAGATGGCACAAAAATGAACGAGGAACAATTAAAGAAAAATGGTATAAATACAAGTCTTACACATGTAGACTTTATGATTGGAAATGAAAATATGAATGTATATGGAATAAAAGCAGATGAAAAAATAACACTTATGAAAAATGGAAAATGGGTAATATAG
- a CDS encoding ABC transporter ATP-binding protein, whose translation MKSIFKYLRKYTFLIILAVIFVVVQAILNLYLPDLMGDIVNKGVSRGNVDYILSVGWKMLFVTLLNITAAIISAYFASKVAMGFGRDLRSHVYRKVMNFSLNEVDKYGVATLINRNTNDITQIQTVVFMMLRMFTLAPVMAIGGTIMAISKSPKLTMVLLVSLPIMFVVMYFIVKYSMPLFKSMQKKLDNLNRVLRENLTGVRVIRAFAKTEYEKKRFEVANEDLTSTALKVNRIFALVFPLILLIMNFTIIFLIWIGAIQIDKGTLEVGTMMAVMQYIMQIMFSFIMISVVFIFLPRASASAERVAQVLNEKERIKDIETPKKLEGMGKVEFKNVTFYYEGGKEPAIENVNFEINPGEVVGIIGSSGSGKSTLVKLLMRFYDVTSGEILIDDVNIKELSQKDLRDMISFTPSRPVIFSGTIEENVRIGKEDATEEEIIEALKTAQAWDFVSKLPDGIKTQVSQGGTNLSGGQKQRLAIARGIVGKRKIYIFDDSFSALDFKTDAKLRRELREKLKDATKIIVSLRVATVMNADKIIVLDKGKVVGIGTHKELMKSCEVYREIVSSQLSEEEIA comes from the coding sequence ATGAAAAGCATTTTTAAGTATCTTAGAAAGTATACATTTTTGATAATTTTAGCAGTCATTTTTGTCGTTGTTCAAGCTATTTTAAATCTTTACTTACCAGATTTGATGGGAGATATTGTTAACAAAGGTGTAAGTCGTGGGAATGTGGATTACATTTTAAGTGTTGGATGGAAAATGCTATTTGTAACTCTTTTAAACATTACTGCGGCAATTATTTCAGCGTACTTTGCTTCAAAAGTTGCTATGGGATTTGGAAGAGATTTAAGAAGTCATGTCTACAGAAAAGTTATGAATTTTTCGTTGAACGAAGTTGACAAATATGGTGTTGCGACACTTATTAATAGAAATACAAATGATATTACACAGATACAGACTGTAGTGTTTATGATGCTTCGTATGTTTACATTAGCCCCTGTTATGGCTATTGGTGGAACAATAATGGCAATTTCAAAAAGTCCTAAATTGACTATGGTTTTATTAGTTTCCCTTCCTATCATGTTTGTTGTTATGTATTTTATAGTGAAATATAGTATGCCACTTTTTAAATCTATGCAAAAAAAATTAGATAATTTAAACAGAGTTTTGAGAGAAAATTTAACCGGTGTTAGGGTTATAAGGGCATTTGCAAAAACAGAGTATGAAAAAAAGAGGTTTGAGGTAGCAAATGAAGACTTAACAAGTACAGCATTGAAGGTAAATAGAATTTTTGCGTTGGTTTTTCCACTAATTCTTTTAATAATGAATTTTACTATTATCTTTTTGATTTGGATTGGTGCAATTCAGATAGATAAAGGAACTCTTGAAGTTGGAACTATGATGGCTGTAATGCAATATATTATGCAGATTATGTTTTCATTTATAATGATTTCTGTTGTGTTTATATTCTTGCCAAGGGCGTCAGCATCTGCTGAAAGGGTAGCCCAAGTTTTAAATGAAAAAGAAAGGATAAAAGATATAGAAACTCCAAAAAAATTAGAAGGTATGGGAAAGGTAGAATTTAAAAATGTTACTTTTTATTATGAAGGTGGAAAAGAACCTGCTATTGAAAATGTTAATTTTGAAATTAATCCTGGAGAGGTTGTAGGAATTATTGGTAGTTCAGGTTCTGGAAAAAGTACATTAGTAAAGCTTTTAATGAGATTTTATGATGTAACAAGTGGTGAAATTTTAATCGATGATGTGAATATAAAAGAGCTATCTCAAAAAGATTTACGTGATATGATTTCATTTACCCCTTCAAGGCCTGTGATATTTTCAGGTACTATAGAGGAAAATGTAAGGATTGGAAAAGAAGATGCAACTGAAGAAGAAATAATCGAGGCTTTAAAGACTGCGCAGGCTTGGGATTTTGTATCAAAGCTTCCTGATGGTATTAAAACTCAAGTTTCTCAAGGTGGAACAAATCTTTCTGGAGGGCAAAAGCAAAGACTTGCAATTGCTCGCGGAATTGTTGGTAAGAGAAAAATTTATATATTTGATGATAGTTTTTCGGCACTTGACTTTAAAACCGATGCAAAGCTTAGAAGAGAACTTAGAGAAAAGTTAAAAGATGCTACTAAAATAATTGTATCTTTGAGGGTAGCAACTGTTATGAATGCAGATAAAATAATAGTGCTTGATAAAGGAAAAGTTGTTGGAATAGGAACGCACAAGGAATTAATGAAATCATGTGAAGTGTATAGAGAAATAGTTTCTTCTCAACTTTCAGAGGAGGAGATAGCATGA
- a CDS encoding M3 family oligoendopeptidase, protein MIFTDKKIERKPRKYFKDLSSTDGEKILESIKQLLSEKINSENELISLVEKFTELSDIVSEEMGRRYIDMTRFADKPEYSEKFNDYFQNVVSKLKPYSIEVEKKIYNSEFSKRLPNEYQHMLKIISNNIELFREENIPLQVEERKLSNKYGSIYGSIVVDFRGEEKTLQQLLPYLKSPDRTTREEAWRKRFEGLLSRKEELDKLFDELKEIRRKQAKNAGFENYRDYMHNLKGRFEYSVEDVMQFHESVEKKVMPFFEKRMQKRAEKLGIESVRPWDTSVDVDGKVLKPYNTIDEFVDKAIRVLGKVKRIFGERLEMMKNSELLDLENRKGKAPGGYNYPLPETGAPFIFMNATGQSSDVRTLLHESGHAMHTFETVNIPIEYYRPHRMEIAELASMSMELLTMHYWREYYKDENDFRKAMIEELESALLFLPWCMTVDAFQQWIYTNPDHTAKEREEYFGKLMDRFNRGIDWSGLDFEKKNRWMFQLHIFEVPFYYIEYGIAQLGALSIYKNYIENPEKTVEDYHNFLKVGYKMPINKVYEVAGIKLDFSEEHIGEIVEFVEERLNELEGE, encoded by the coding sequence ATGATATTTACGGACAAGAAGATTGAAAGAAAACCTAGAAAATATTTTAAAGATTTATCATCAACAGATGGTGAAAAGATACTAGAGAGTATAAAACAGTTGTTGTCGGAGAAAATTAATAGTGAAAACGAACTTATATCACTTGTAGAAAAATTTACTGAATTAAGTGATATTGTTTCCGAGGAAATGGGAAGAAGATACATTGATATGACAAGGTTTGCAGACAAACCCGAGTATTCAGAGAAGTTTAACGATTATTTCCAAAATGTTGTCTCAAAACTAAAACCATATTCAATTGAAGTTGAAAAAAAGATTTATAATTCAGAATTTTCTAAAAGGTTACCAAATGAATACCAGCATATGTTGAAAATTATATCTAACAATATTGAACTATTTAGAGAGGAAAATATTCCACTCCAAGTTGAAGAAAGAAAACTTTCCAATAAGTATGGTTCAATTTACGGCTCTATTGTGGTAGATTTTAGAGGTGAAGAAAAAACTTTGCAACAGTTATTACCATATTTGAAATCTCCAGACAGAACAACAAGAGAAGAAGCTTGGAGAAAAAGATTTGAAGGTCTTTTGTCAAGAAAAGAAGAATTGGATAAACTTTTTGACGAACTTAAAGAGATTAGAAGAAAGCAAGCAAAAAATGCTGGATTTGAAAATTACAGAGATTACATGCATAATTTGAAAGGAAGGTTTGAATATTCTGTTGAAGATGTTATGCAGTTTCATGAGTCAGTTGAAAAGAAGGTTATGCCATTTTTTGAAAAGAGGATGCAAAAAAGAGCTGAAAAGCTCGGTATTGAAAGTGTAAGGCCATGGGATACAAGTGTTGATGTTGATGGAAAGGTATTAAAACCATATAACACAATTGATGAGTTTGTAGATAAAGCAATTAGAGTGTTGGGAAAAGTAAAGAGAATTTTTGGAGAAAGACTTGAAATGATGAAAAATTCTGAACTGTTAGACCTTGAAAATAGAAAAGGAAAGGCTCCTGGTGGATACAATTATCCATTGCCAGAGACAGGGGCACCATTTATATTTATGAATGCAACAGGACAAAGTAGCGATGTTAGAACGCTTCTTCATGAATCAGGACATGCAATGCATACATTTGAAACTGTTAATATTCCTATTGAGTACTATAGACCACATAGGATGGAAATTGCAGAACTTGCTTCGATGAGTATGGAGCTTCTCACGATGCATTATTGGAGAGAATACTATAAGGATGAGAATGATTTTAGAAAAGCAATGATAGAAGAACTTGAAAGTGCACTACTATTTTTGCCATGGTGTATGACGGTTGATGCTTTCCAACAATGGATTTACACTAATCCAGATCATACAGCAAAAGAAAGAGAAGAATATTTTGGCAAATTGATGGATAGGTTTAATAGAGGAATTGATTGGAGTGGACTTGATTTTGAAAAGAAGAATAGGTGGATGTTCCAGCTTCACATTTTTGAAGTTCCATTCTATTACATAGAATATGGTATTGCTCAACTTGGGGCATTGTCTATTTATAAAAACTATATTGAAAATCCTGAAAAAACAGTTGAAGATTACCATAACTTCTTAAAGGTTGGATATAAGATGCCAATTAATAAAGTATATGAGGTAGCTGGAATAAAGCTTGATTTTTCTGAAGAACATATTGGAGAAATCGTAGAATTTGTTGAAGAAAGGTTAAATGAGTTGGAAGGAGAGTAA
- a CDS encoding iron-containing alcohol dehydrogenase: MWESKMDVYNVFELRCKTTCYFGVGAIKKISDILDNLKAQGIDNVIFVTDKIAYKVTGAWDAIEPELKARGFKYVIYEDVSPNPTTIQINEATKLGLQNGAQAVIGIGGGSPIDTAKSVAILLEYPEKTAEELYEGLFSPEKAKPIIAINTTHGTGTEVDRFAVASILEKEYKPAIAYDCIYPFYAIDDPQLMVTLPKSQTIFTSIDAVNHVTEAATTLLASPYSILLAKETIRLIARYLPQTVAHPDDLTARYYLLYASAIAGISFDNGMLHFTHALEHPLSAVKPDLAHGLGLAMLLPAVVKHIYVAKPEVLADIYEPIVPGLKGVPGEAEKIAAGIEKWLFNLGVTEKLEDMGFTENDVKKLTKLALETPSLDLLLSMAPIKADEKTIASIYRDSLKPISR, encoded by the coding sequence ATGTGGGAAAGTAAAATGGATGTTTATAATGTATTTGAATTAAGATGTAAAACAACATGTTATTTTGGTGTAGGCGCTATAAAAAAGATTTCTGATATTCTTGATAACTTAAAAGCACAAGGTATTGATAATGTGATTTTTGTCACAGATAAAATAGCATACAAAGTAACCGGTGCCTGGGATGCGATTGAACCGGAATTAAAAGCAAGAGGATTTAAATATGTAATTTACGAAGATGTTTCTCCAAATCCAACGACCATACAGATTAATGAGGCAACAAAGTTAGGTTTGCAAAATGGTGCACAAGCAGTAATTGGAATTGGTGGAGGAAGTCCAATTGATACGGCAAAAAGTGTTGCTATTTTGCTCGAATATCCTGAAAAAACTGCTGAGGAACTTTATGAAGGTTTGTTTAGTCCAGAGAAAGCAAAACCAATAATTGCAATAAATACAACACATGGAACAGGAACTGAAGTAGATAGATTTGCTGTTGCTTCAATTCTTGAAAAAGAGTACAAACCAGCAATTGCATACGATTGTATTTATCCGTTTTATGCAATTGATGATCCACAATTAATGGTTACACTACCAAAGAGTCAAACAATATTTACCTCAATAGATGCAGTAAACCATGTTACAGAGGCAGCAACAACTTTATTGGCAAGCCCATACTCAATATTGCTTGCAAAAGAAACAATAAGGCTTATTGCTAGATATCTTCCTCAAACAGTTGCACATCCGGATGATTTAACAGCAAGATATTATCTTTTGTATGCATCAGCAATAGCTGGTATATCGTTTGATAATGGAATGCTTCATTTTACACATGCACTTGAACATCCATTGAGCGCTGTAAAACCCGATTTAGCACATGGACTTGGCCTTGCAATGCTACTTCCAGCAGTTGTTAAACATATATATGTTGCAAAACCAGAAGTTTTAGCAGATATATATGAACCAATTGTGCCAGGACTAAAGGGTGTTCCAGGAGAAGCGGAAAAAATTGCTGCTGGAATTGAAAAATGGTTGTTTAATTTGGGTGTGACTGAAAAATTAGAGGATATGGGCTTTACAGAAAATGATGTAAAAAAGTTAACAAAACTTGCACTTGAAACTCCTTCTCTTGATTTGTTACTAAGCATGGCTCCTATAAAAGCGGATGAAAAGACAATTGCTTCCATATATAGAGATTCTTTAAAGCCTATTTCAAGATAA